A genomic stretch from Xenopus laevis strain J_2021 chromosome 6S, Xenopus_laevis_v10.1, whole genome shotgun sequence includes:
- the LOC108719956 gene encoding nuclear receptor subfamily 1 group D member 2, translating into MESHTGSVIAYISSSSSFSSPSSCHSDSSNSSFQSSLSLPSSPSGSSSEGSGGGSSGNGSDRKTTLSNEDMVCRHIESQRNQQVDTLCIKTTYTSAALLTKGHGACPSKMSGMMLLCKVCGDVASGFHYGVHACEGCKGFFRRSIQQNIQYKKCLKNESCSILRINRNRCQQCRFKKCLSVGMSRDAVRFGRIPKREKQRMLIEMQTVMNTMMSSQLNCSSLHDTLPAPSSLQSPALEKMESKTQHYPENKALTPPLPPSLPHPSAVMPKDISKEDVIGTVTGAHRETFMYNQVPVEFPSEAGRQMDEIHSNVTRLNSDQMKNGISAAHCPVNKNKMYINEADNDKNFMPYQHGPVNCFFNGHNISNGLSHRVCSSEKMLDVSQVHNVNGYPCNRGRRMHLVCPMSMTPFMDPNKSGTQIWEEFSTSFTPAVKEVVEFAKGIPGFKDLSQHDQVNLLKAGTFEVLMVRFASLFDAKERTVTFLSGKKYSVDELRSMGAGDLLNSVFEFSEKLSALQLSEEEMSMFTAVVLVSADRSGIENVNSVEALQETLIRALRTLIMRNHHNEASVFTKLLLKLPDLRSLNNMHSEELLAFKIHP; encoded by the exons TCAGCTCCTCGAGTTCCTTCTCCAGCCCTTCCTCCTGCCACAGCGATAGCTCGAACAGCAGCTTTCAGTCTTCCTTGTCTCTGCCCTCTTCTCCCAGTGGCTCTTCATCTGAGGGCAGTGGTGGTGGGAGCAGTGGAAATGGCAGCGACAGAAAAACCACCCTTTCCAACGAAGACATGGTCTGCAGACACATAGAATCCCAGAGAAACCAGCAAGTGGACACTTTGTGCATAAAGACCACCTATACAAGTGCAGCGCTTTTGACCAAAGGGCATGGAGCATGTCCATCAA AAATGAGTGGCATGATGCTTTTGTGCAAAGTGTGTGGAGATGTGGCATCTGGATTCCACTATGGGGTGCATGCATGTGAAGGCTGTAAG GGTTTCTTTCGTAGAAGTATTCAACaaaatattcagtataaaaaGTGCCTCAAGAATGAGAGCTGCTCCATCCTCAGGATTAACAGGAACCGCTGCCAGCAATGCCGCTTCAAAAAGTGTTTGTCTGTTGGGATGTCAAGAGATG CTGTTcgttttggccgaatcccaaagcgCGAAAAGCAGAGAATGCTGATAGAGATGCAGACCGTCATGAATACTATGATGAGCAGCCAATTAAATTGCTCATCTCTTCATGATACACTCCCAGCACCTTCATCACTACAGTCACCAGCACTAGAGAAGATGGAATCCAAAACtcaacattatccagaaaataaaGCCCTTACTCCTCCTTTGCCTCCTTCTCTTCCTCATCCTTCAGCAGTCATGCCAAAGGACATTAGCAAAGAAGATGTCATTGGTACAGTCACAGGGGCTCATAGGGAGACTTTTATGTATAACCAGGTGCCTGTGGAATTTCCATCTGAAGCAGGTCGACAAATGGACGAAATACATTCTAATGTTACACGTCTTAACAGTGACCAAATGAAAAATGGGATTAGTGCTGCTCACTGTcctgttaataaaaacaaaatgtatataaatgaagCAGACAATGACAAGAACTTCATGCCCTATCAACATGGGCCTGTCAATTGCTTTTTCAATGGGCACAACATTTCCAATGGTTTGAGCCACAGGGTTTGCAGCAGTGAAAAAATGCTTGACGTCTCCCAAGTCCATAACGTAAATGGTTACCCTTGCAACAGAGGAAGGAGGATGCATCTG GTGTGCCCCATGAGCATGACTCCATTTATGGACCCCAATAAATCAGGAACCCAGATTTGGGAGGAATTTTCCACGAGTTTCACTCCTGCTGTAAAAGAAGTGGTTGAGTTTGCAAAGGGAATTCCAGGATTTAAAGACCTTTCACAGCATGACCAGGTCAACTTGCTGAAGGCTGGAACATTTGAG gtacTGATGGTACGATTTGCATCATTGTTTGACGCAAAGGAGCGTACCGTCACCTTTCTTAGTGGGAAGAAGTACAGTGTTGATGAGTTACGCTCAATGGGAGCTGGGGATCTCCTGAACTCTGTCTTTGAATTTAGCGAGAAACTCAGTGCTCTGCAGCTTAGTGAGGAGGAGATGAGTATGTTCACAGCAGTTGTCCTGGTGTCTGCTG ATCGATCTGGTATTGAAAACGTTAATTCTGTTGAAGCACTACAGGAAACTTTGATCCGTGCACTAAGGACTTTAATCATGAGGAACCACCATAATGAAGCGTCTGTCTTTACCAAACTCCTCCTGAAGTTGCCTGATCTGCGCTCTCTCAATAACATGCACTCGGAGGAACTTCTGGCCTTTAAAATTCACCCGTAG